GGGCCACCTGCACACAGTTCAATGCACAAAGTCACTAAGCCATATCCAAACGGTAGAAAACTAAACTAGAAAAAGGATTGTATATGAACAAATATTATGGACATgatttaataatattattaaattaaatcaattacctaatattaaaattaatattaacaaataatatttaataattaataatattaataacactattcattcattcattcatctgttaATTATTTAATAGCAATTTCCCAAGGAGAAATAGTTACTTTTCATCTataacagagaataaaatgaaaaattaagtaTTCACAAAGATTTTAGGTTGTAAATCATGTTGAATCATTGTTGATTGAAGCCtcatataaaaaaacataatccatATTTATCATGtgatatatacacacaccacacacacacacatatatgtgtgtgtgtgtgtgtgtgtgtgtgtgtgtgtgtgtgtataacaagCTTGGGTATGACAAGCTGTCAGTCCATTTGTATGAAACCAAGTCGTATCTGGGACATCCTGGTTGCTCCACCTGGTAGAGCTCATACCACGTCATGGCTGAGTCCTTGGGCCTCATTACAGAAACTTCCTAAGTCTGAAATCCTGTCTTATGTCAGTGTAGGATGACTAATGATTTTTGGTGTCACAGAAACATGTTTCCTGACTACAATTAGGAGAAAATCCTGTCGTATCTTAGGATAGAGTTCGGAAACACTCTTATTAGGTCTGTATGCTAATACAAAAGTATAATGATTGTGAAAGTCGACTGATATCGTTTGATGATGTTCTAAATTTCCCAGACCATGTATTAACATGTATATATTGACTGCTAAGATATCAATCTACGTCTGGCTGGACATACAGATCacaaatgcactttttttttttttgctgagtgTGACTGCTTGTGATTGCGGATCTGTCTTTAACATCACAGCCTTGGCATCTCACACAAACTTATAGAGGTCAGACAAGCTATCTGTAATGTGGTGCTGCAGTaagaagagagagcagtggaTATTATGCTGTGAGAGCCGCTGATTTGTCCATCTCAAACAGCCTAATCAAAGTTACGGGTATGACAGAATGATTGCTGATAGAGAAATAGAATTACAGTCATAGCAAGGATTTATTAAGATAGGAGGTTTGAGATAGAAACACGGCCACAAGTTTAGGGGTTGCCGCTGTAATAGGAAGATAGGATTTTTCCTATCTTTGAAACGCGAATAAAGGCAGGACAAGCAGTTAGGATATTCTTCTGTGATGAGGCCCCagctttgctgcatgtcattccttGCTTTCTCTCCTGCCTTTCCTGTCTGCCTGTACGGTAGCTGTCAAATAATAGTGGAAAATGACAGTTTGCATTTCAGTGTGTGATATTCAGGAATTTTACTGGAACACTTTCTCTCCTGTGAATCTGTGGTTGCTAAAATATTATGTTTAGTTTGTGTGTAAAGTTTCCTAGTAACTACTAGCTGGATTTAAAGTAGTGATTCACTAAACTGGGTTGCACTAGTCAAAGGTAAGTGATGTTCAGTAGTGGCTTTTAAAAACGGGTTAGGGTTATGTCACTCTTCTGTCAACAATGCTGAGCAACCATAAATGTATATTGTATTGCTGTGGTGTGAATATAGTTGATACTTGTGTAGAGGCCTGAATGCTGCTAAATACTATGTGGATAGACACATATTACCATATACAATATGAATGTTTTGGCCTGCTCcctgtgtgtgctggtgtgccATGTCTTGCATCTCTTGTTGCTTTCTCTCTATTGCAATGACCAGCAAAACTTCCACATAAACTTGCGGTGCATTCATGCtggcaagaaaaataaaaaacattttcagcacagGCCCCTTGTagcaaatacacagagagagaaaaatagtagtactagtagtagtagtagtactaaATTCTCTGTTTTTAAGTTCTATGTGTGATGGGAATGACACATTCCTGTGGTGTTACCTGCCCTGCTCAACAGAAGACATTTGCAACAGGGCTGTGGACTCCATTATACGGggattaaacatttaaatacagttaTGGGTGGCATGGATTACttatacagtggcaagaaaacgtatgtgaaccttttggaatTTCATGGTTTTTTGCAtgaatttgtcataaaatgtgatctgatcttcatctaagtcaagggtattgacaaatataatgtgcctaaataataacacaaaaaaattctgacctttcatgtttttattgagagcaaccataaaaacctcatagtgcgtggaaaaagtatgtgaacccttgaattaatgacctcaaaaaagctaattggagtcaggtgttagcatacctggagtcttgttaagaaaatgagtttggagGTGTGGACTGGAGCTactgactgataaaaaccactcaaaccTTTTGAGTTTACTCTGCACAAGAAGAATACGCTTATGTGAGCCATGCCTTGCCAAAAAAGAGCTTTCAGAGGATCTACGATCAAGAATCgttgatttacataaagctggaaagggttatATAGTCATTTCAAAGACTTTAGAAATTCACGCAGTCTACAGTTAGGCAACCAATCTACAAATGGAGACTCTTTGGGACTGTGACTACTCTACCGAGAAGTGGGTGCCCAGTCAAAATGACCTCAAGAGCACAACGAAGACTCATCAGtgaggtaaagaaacaaccTCAAGTGACAGCCAAAATTTGAAGGCATCATTGGAGCTggctaacatctgtgttcatgagtcTACAGTACATAAATCATTGAACAAGCAGGGTGTCTATGGCAGGACACCACAAAGGAATCCGCTGGCTtactaaaaagaacattgctgCATGCCTGAAGTTTGTGAAAGAGCACATTGACAGTCCACAATggtattggcaaaatgttttgtggactgatgaaactaagattGAACTATTTGGAAAGAACATGCAGCACTACATCTGGTGTAAAAAGGGCACTGCACATCATCgtgaaaacatcatcccaaccgtaaagtatggtggaggaaacatcCTGATTTGGGCCTGCTTTGCTGCATCAGGGCCTGTCCAGCTTGCAATCATTGAGGGGAAGATAAATTCCCAAGCGTATCAAAAAATTCTTCAGGATAATGTGAGAATGTCTGTACATCAGCTGAAATGCTGTAGAAGTTGGgtgatgcaacaggacaatgcAGAAAATCATGAAattccaaaaggttcacatactttttctcaCCACTGTACATACAAACATCACAATGTAAAAGCAGTTGTGTTCTGCTggccataaataaataaggcaAAAATGTGTTCTGTAGCATTAGTAAGTCAAATTTAGTTGAGACCTCAACCTTTGGTGGAACAGCTGAGTGACATTCGGCAGCATAGATGGTACAAGAGGACGGGTCTGATGGTCTGATCTCTGAGTCCATAGATAAGAGAACTCAGACATCTGGGGAGGAtgtagataaacacataaaaaacagtctTAATTCTTACGATTACTAACCTTTGTAGGACTGTTGAAAGTGACTGAATAATAGAGTTGTGCATAGTTGAGAGGAGACTGAGACCCAGCTGcaccagatgcagcagcagtgtgttacgAACCTTATGAGCTGAAGCTTTGTCAGTGGAGGCTGACCTGGCTGCTACCATCACACCAGTATAGGAGGAAATGATCACCACAGTAGCTGATACAAACAGAAAGTAAGTGTAGGCTTTATCGTAATTATTAGTGATTGGCTCAAGCAACATAGTTGTGCTTGAGCAAACATCTGTCGTCTGCAGGCTCACCAGGTCTTCAAATGGAAAATTTAACAGTAGAAGAACTCGAGTGAAGACATTTAGTAAGCTAATGGCCCAAACCACAATGATAGCCACCCCTGTGtttctgatggtgatgatggtagCGTGCCTCAGTGGGTAGCACACAGCTACATATCTCTCCAGAGACATCAGTACTagtgtgagaggagagataTCATTTGAGAGCTTAGTGAACATAACAagaacaccacacacaggaTAAGTTAACATTATTCTACAAGAAGcaaatatatacagtaactgGCTCAGTGCCAGCTGAACAGTGTCTGCAAAAAGGAGGTTATACAGAAGAATGTAACGGGAGGTCTCACGAAACACTGGTTTACTCCTCAGGGTGAATAACATGGTCCCAttgatgaagagaaacacacagcatggcATTCCAATCAGAGTGGAAAACAAGACTCTTTCCAGTAATCCCTGATACTGTTGTCCAGTGATGTTGAGAGTCTGAGATTGGTTTGCATATGACATTTTAGAGAAGCACTtaagaccaaaaataaatatgaacccGTTGATGTAATTGAAACATAAAAGCACAATAGTTTTTGTGCAATTTGCATTCCTAACACAATGAAGACATGTCATCTTTAGAGTACAGATGCCTGTTAATGTTcacatgcaaaacagaaaattagcCACATACATTTTCCCTGTGCTGACCATTAGCAGGTTAGAGGTTGTGCTTGTTTCCATG
This portion of the Lates calcarifer isolate ASB-BC8 unplaced genomic scaffold, TLL_Latcal_v3 _unitig_2000_quiver_2383, whole genome shotgun sequence genome encodes:
- the LOC108891585 gene encoding odorant receptor 131-2-like — its product is MSYANQSQTLNITGQQYQGLLERVLFSTLIGMPCCVFLFINGTMLFTLRSKPVFRETSRYILLYNLLFADTVQLALSQLLYIFASCRIMLTYPVCGVLVMFTKLSNDISPLTLVLMSLERYVAVCYPLRHATIITIRNTGVAIIVVWAISLLNVFTRVLLLLNFPFEDLVSLQTTDVCSSTTMLLEPITNNYDKAYTYFLFVSATVVIISSYTGVMVAARSASTDKASAHKVRNTLLLHLVQLGLSLLSTMHNSIIQSLSTVLQRLVIVRIKTVFYVFIYILPRCLSSLIYGLRDQTIRPVLLYHLCCRMSLSCSTKG